In Nitrospirota bacterium, the sequence GGTCAACGAGTCCTGATTTGTCAACAGGCAGATAAGTAACTGCAAAGCCTGATTTTTCCAGAAAGCGGGCAGAATTTAAAATGGAATGATGCTCTGCTTTTGAAACTATGATATGCTTGCCTTTATTCTGAAGGGCAAGGGCTATGCCGCGCAGTGCAAAGTTATTGGACTCCGCCCCGCTTGCGGTGAATATTATCTCATTCGGCTTTGCATTGATAAGTGAAGCAACGCTTCCTCTGGCCCCTTCAATCGCCTCTTTTGCCTTTGCCCCCGGAGGATAGATGCTTAACGGGTTTCCAAAATCTTCTTTAAGAAAAGGCATCATTGCCTCCAGCACCTCAGGATGCATGGGGTTTGTCGCAACATGGTCCAGGTATATTTTTCCCATAATTACTCCTTTAATTTTTTTACATAGAAACTGTAATAATCCGGTGATTCCAGCACGCCGACAAATTCATTTCCTGTCTTGCCGCACCACGCCGGAATATCCTCAAGCGCTCCGTCATAGTCAGTAAGTACCGCAAGCACCTGCCCGACCTTAAGCTCTTTTATCCTCTCCTGCAGAGTAAGAAGGTGCATCGGGCACATCATATAAATTATATCTGTTATTGCGTCGGCGGCTATGGGCTTATCAAGAAATTTCAACAATTTTTCATGTCCGGACAGCTCTGCAATTGAC encodes:
- a CDS encoding sulfurtransferase TusA family protein gives rise to the protein MSIAELSGHEKLLKFLDKPIAADAITDIIYMMCPMHLLTLQERIKELKVGQVLAVLTDYDGALEDIPAWCGKTGNEFVGVLESPDYYSFYVKKLKE